From Paenibacillus sp. V4I7, one genomic window encodes:
- a CDS encoding DoxX family protein encodes MNMVSIIIQIILALGFLMFGASKLGSKQMVDEFTRYGMPQWFRVITGLLEIAGAALLVAGIWNDSLIAIGGLLLAVIMAGAVITHLRIKDPVSKIGMPIILLILTLVIVFIN; translated from the coding sequence ATGAATATGGTATCTATTATTATTCAAATCATTTTAGCACTTGGGTTTCTGATGTTTGGAGCCTCTAAGCTCGGTTCAAAGCAAATGGTGGATGAATTTACACGTTACGGGATGCCTCAGTGGTTTAGGGTAATCACTGGCTTGCTCGAAATTGCCGGTGCCGCACTCCTGGTTGCAGGGATTTGGAACGACAGTCTTATTGCTATTGGCGGATTGCTGTTGGCCGTTATTATGGCTGGAGCCGTCATAACCCATCTACGTATTAAGGATCCTGTATCAAAAATAGGTATGCCTATTATTTTATTAATCCTTACGTTGGTTATCGTATTCATAAATTGA
- a CDS encoding response regulator, giving the protein MNNTNLEGLKDSKSESDRDARILRQGRKLFIREFEKQLRELNSLLDTIRSVPAAGDLKQFYRIVHTLKGSAPIFGYVRIGKLAEDMVRAWEWTQSMDNDAEGLLLAINPIIESAERSIHSLREMNMEYDIGVTEIKMDEQQDPSGGSLLRSMKSRLLLVDDDEVLRSYLTRRLQLDDCIVDEAADVESAMKLLREHTYDLVTLDLMMHPQSGYELFEFLKEDPTLKWLPLIVLSGRNDLNDKVRCFHLGADDYVTKPFQYEELAARIYGLLKRTKNFEQLAFRDPLTGVFNRRYFDLQIGMELQRIERYPAPISLVFIDIDCFKRINDTYGHHVGDLVLQGLAHLLQVNLRSTDLLARFGGEEFVIALPNTTVEQVVATMQSILNKVRLNAVAQYEGQTFSVTFSAGVAEWHEGMTVADWVAKADDAMYQAKQQGKDRIVSASVEEEGTEFRKLAASPQIDKKNLLIVDDDPILRAILTSHLEHLPITITHAADGAVALGLLLANSYDACILDGMMPKLDGFSLLSQIKKDPRLTVRDMKVLMLSGKKKEDDLAKGFQMGADDYMTKPFSLVELEVRVRQLMKLV; this is encoded by the coding sequence ATGAATAATACGAATCTAGAGGGGTTGAAGGACTCCAAGTCAGAATCGGATAGAGATGCAAGAATTCTAAGACAAGGCAGAAAGTTGTTTATTCGTGAATTTGAAAAGCAGCTTAGGGAGCTTAACTCGCTGCTTGATACGATTCGGTCAGTGCCTGCAGCCGGTGATTTAAAACAGTTTTACCGCATCGTACATACGCTTAAAGGCAGTGCGCCTATTTTTGGTTATGTCAGGATCGGTAAGCTGGCTGAGGATATGGTTCGAGCCTGGGAATGGACGCAATCCATGGATAATGACGCAGAGGGGCTGCTCTTGGCGATCAACCCGATCATAGAAAGCGCAGAACGAAGTATACATTCGCTTCGTGAAATGAATATGGAATATGATATCGGCGTGACAGAAATCAAGATGGACGAACAGCAGGATCCTAGTGGCGGCTCTTTGCTTAGATCCATGAAGAGTAGATTGCTTCTTGTAGATGACGACGAGGTGCTGCGCTCTTATTTGACACGCCGTCTTCAACTCGATGATTGTATTGTTGATGAAGCAGCAGATGTGGAGAGCGCCATGAAATTATTACGTGAACATACGTATGATTTAGTGACGCTTGATCTCATGATGCATCCTCAGTCTGGGTATGAGCTTTTTGAATTTCTCAAAGAGGATCCTACATTGAAATGGTTACCGCTTATTGTATTGTCGGGACGTAACGATTTGAATGATAAAGTCCGCTGTTTTCACTTGGGAGCCGATGATTATGTGACGAAGCCCTTTCAGTACGAGGAATTGGCCGCAAGAATCTATGGATTGCTCAAAAGAACAAAAAATTTCGAGCAGCTTGCCTTCCGCGATCCGTTAACCGGGGTGTTCAATCGCCGCTATTTCGATCTTCAGATTGGTATGGAATTACAGCGTATTGAGCGCTATCCGGCACCAATCTCGCTCGTTTTTATAGACATTGATTGCTTTAAACGTATCAATGATACTTATGGGCATCACGTCGGAGACTTGGTGCTCCAAGGCTTGGCTCATTTGCTGCAAGTGAACTTGCGTTCGACAGACCTGTTGGCACGTTTTGGCGGCGAAGAGTTCGTTATTGCCCTTCCGAATACAACAGTAGAGCAGGTAGTTGCAACCATGCAATCCATACTTAATAAAGTGCGTTTAAATGCAGTTGCGCAGTACGAGGGTCAAACCTTCTCTGTTACCTTCTCAGCAGGTGTTGCAGAGTGGCATGAGGGGATGACGGTTGCGGATTGGGTGGCCAAGGCTGACGATGCGATGTATCAAGCTAAGCAACAAGGCAAGGATAGGATTGTTAGCGCTTCGGTCGAGGAGGAAGGAACAGAGTTTCGTAAGTTGGCTGCCAGTCCGCAAATTGATAAGAAAAATCTCCTCATTGTGGATGATGATCCGATTTTACGAGCGATTCTCACTTCGCATTTAGAGCATTTACCGATTACAATTACCCATGCTGCCGATGGTGCAGTCGCGCTCGGCTTACTGCTCGCCAATTCCTATGATGCTTGTATTCTCGATGGAATGATGCCGAAGTTAGATGGATTCTCATTGTTGTCGCAGATAAAGAAGGATCCACGTCTAACCGTTCGGGACATGAAGGTACTTATGCTTTCAGGCAAGAAGAAGGAAGATGATCTAGCCAAAGGCTTTCAAATGGGAGCTGACGACTATATGACGAAGCCGTTCTCGCTCGTTGAGTTGGAAGTTCGTGTGAGACAGTTAATGAAATTAGTGTGA
- a CDS encoding PhzF family phenazine biosynthesis protein: MQPLSFSIVDVFAEHKYEGNQLAVFRHAAHLSTEEMLSITREMNFSETTFILSEEPNNGGYDVRIFTPKEEVSFAGHPTLGTAYIIQKDIIGHPVQQIVLNLKIGQIPVTFDEKNPGMAWMQQKPPIFGEIIDLDTIAAVLGIPASSIDSRYPVQEVSTGLPALIVPLKSLKDVQRCNVNRDLYFHLIEKLSAKMILVFCPETYQACNSLNARVFGDYFGAPEDPATGSANGDLAGYLIKYRYFGNESIDIRVEQGFEIMRPSILYHRASQKDDLISIQIGGKTIYTAKGEWV; encoded by the coding sequence ATACAGCCATTATCTTTTTCGATCGTTGATGTATTTGCCGAGCATAAATATGAAGGCAATCAGCTCGCCGTATTTCGTCATGCTGCCCACCTATCCACAGAGGAAATGCTTTCCATTACTCGCGAGATGAACTTCTCCGAAACAACGTTTATCCTGTCGGAAGAGCCTAATAATGGTGGATATGACGTGCGTATCTTCACCCCGAAAGAGGAGGTATCGTTTGCTGGTCATCCGACTCTAGGCACAGCGTACATCATTCAAAAAGATATCATAGGACACCCTGTCCAGCAAATTGTGCTTAACTTAAAAATCGGTCAAATACCGGTCACTTTTGATGAAAAGAATCCCGGCATGGCTTGGATGCAGCAGAAGCCGCCTATATTTGGAGAAATTATCGATCTAGATACGATCGCAGCCGTTCTAGGAATTCCAGCTTCGTCCATTGATTCACGCTACCCGGTTCAAGAGGTTTCTACCGGCCTACCAGCCCTTATTGTCCCACTAAAAAGCTTGAAAGACGTTCAGCGCTGTAACGTTAATCGCGATCTATATTTCCATCTTATTGAGAAGCTTTCAGCTAAAATGATTTTAGTCTTTTGTCCAGAGACTTATCAGGCATGCAACTCTTTAAATGCCAGGGTGTTCGGTGACTATTTTGGTGCTCCCGAAGATCCGGCTACCGGAAGTGCCAATGGCGATTTGGCCGGATATTTGATTAAATACCGCTATTTCGGCAATGAATCCATCGACATCCGCGTTGAGCAAGGCTTTGAAATCATGCGTCCTTCCATTCTTTATCATCGGGCATCTCAGAAGGATGATCTCATCTCTATTCAAATCGGCGGTAAAACCATATATACAGCAAAAGGCGAGTGGGTATAA
- a CDS encoding PAS domain-containing sensor histidine kinase encodes MHNWSKALNLRTPFKISLVYLLVGSLWIILSDKFIDILNLSGVITIHSTKGLFYVFLTALVLYLWVKRLKMALTESDERYRILVEHSPEPLVVHSKGKIIYINPAGAEIFGAASPEELIDYPVMKLVHPDYNDFAKERIRMIEEGRVSIAPIEQKFLRLDHQVIDVEVRAVPIIYLGKPAVQLICRDITERKRSQRLLEEREQSYKSLVENNPDAIFVLDLNGQILHMNSATEKITGYQQEELLHQTFSHLMVDGDQSKVLNLFEESAKGESNNTEVAITNKKGYSIDLSLKMVPIIINDKIDGVYGIAKDMTERKRTEELLLKSEKLSVVGQLAAGVAHEIRNPLTSLRGFVQLLQTKMDNYDEYFQIMLAELDRINYIVSEFLVIAKPQAVSFEMKDLRKILQDVISLLDTQAILSDVQIHTTFDSDIPLINCEENQLKQVVINILKNAIEAMIDGGTIEILMKVDDDTIVIRFIDQGCGISEERIAMLGEPFYTTKEKGTGLGLMVSQKIIEAHHGSLHIKSQIGIGTTVDLILPLDPNK; translated from the coding sequence ATGCATAATTGGTCAAAGGCACTAAATCTTAGAACTCCTTTTAAAATCTCTTTGGTCTATTTGCTTGTGGGAAGTCTATGGATTATCCTGTCGGATAAATTTATAGACATACTTAACTTATCAGGGGTAATCACCATTCATTCAACTAAGGGTTTATTTTATGTTTTTCTCACCGCATTGGTTCTATATTTGTGGGTAAAACGTTTGAAAATGGCTCTTACAGAAAGTGATGAACGATACCGAATTCTTGTGGAACACTCACCAGAACCGTTAGTTGTTCACAGTAAAGGGAAAATAATCTATATCAATCCTGCTGGTGCCGAAATATTTGGGGCAGCTAGCCCAGAGGAACTTATTGATTATCCCGTAATGAAATTGGTGCATCCCGATTATAACGATTTTGCCAAGGAACGAATTAGGATGATTGAAGAGGGGAGGGTATCGATAGCTCCCATTGAGCAGAAATTTCTTCGCTTAGACCATCAAGTAATTGATGTAGAGGTCAGAGCAGTACCTATTATTTACTTAGGTAAACCGGCAGTACAACTTATATGTAGGGATATCACTGAACGTAAACGATCCCAACGTTTGCTCGAAGAAAGAGAGCAGAGTTATAAGTCACTTGTTGAGAATAACCCCGATGCCATATTTGTATTAGATTTAAATGGACAAATACTACATATGAATTCTGCTACTGAAAAGATTACGGGCTACCAGCAGGAAGAGCTGCTTCATCAAACCTTTAGTCATTTAATGGTAGACGGTGATCAATCGAAAGTATTGAATCTATTTGAAGAGTCGGCAAAAGGCGAATCAAACAACACAGAAGTCGCCATCACTAATAAAAAAGGCTATAGTATCGATTTAAGCTTAAAGATGGTTCCTATTATCATAAATGATAAGATCGATGGTGTTTATGGCATTGCGAAAGACATGACTGAACGTAAGAGGACAGAAGAGCTGCTGCTTAAATCAGAAAAGCTATCGGTAGTAGGTCAGCTTGCCGCAGGTGTTGCTCATGAGATTCGAAATCCTTTAACTTCTCTTAGAGGATTTGTCCAATTATTACAAACAAAAATGGATAATTATGATGAGTATTTTCAAATCATGTTAGCAGAATTGGATCGAATCAATTATATCGTTAGCGAGTTTTTGGTAATTGCTAAGCCGCAAGCAGTGAGTTTTGAAATGAAGGATCTTCGGAAGATTCTTCAAGATGTGATTTCACTGCTTGATACACAAGCAATTCTTAGTGATGTGCAGATTCATACGACGTTTGATTCGGACATTCCGTTAATCAATTGTGAGGAAAATCAATTAAAACAGGTCGTTATTAATATTCTTAAAAATGCAATTGAAGCAATGATAGATGGCGGTACTATTGAAATTCTTATGAAGGTAGACGACGATACAATCGTTATTCGTTTTATTGATCAGGGGTGTGGAATTTCTGAAGAACGAATAGCGATGTTAGGAGAACCCTTTTATACGACAAAAGAAAAAGGGACCGGATTAGGATTAATGGTGAGCCAAAAAATCATTGAAGCACATCACGGGAGTCTTCATATAAAGAGTCAGATCGGTATAGGAACAACGGTTGATCTAATTTTACCTTTAGATCCGAATAAATAG
- the nikR gene encoding nickel-responsive transcriptional regulator NikR — translation MSDKENLVRFGISMPQSLIEQYDRLIALQGYDNRSEAIRDLTRKALLTSSSMQPDETVAGTIVMVYDHHIRDLPITLMELQHDYHHAIISTMHIHLNHQQCLEILVVRGKVQKLRELQQRIQVLKGVGYAELSVTHVDEQGHSHEHPDSHL, via the coding sequence ATGTCTGACAAAGAAAATCTGGTGCGCTTCGGTATCTCCATGCCGCAATCTCTCATTGAGCAATATGACCGGCTCATTGCCTTGCAGGGCTATGATAATCGATCTGAAGCTATACGTGATCTTACGCGCAAAGCGCTGTTAACGTCTAGCAGCATGCAACCCGACGAAACCGTTGCCGGTACGATCGTGATGGTGTATGACCATCATATTCGCGATTTGCCGATTACCTTGATGGAACTTCAACATGATTACCACCATGCGATTATTTCAACGATGCATATCCATTTAAACCATCAACAATGCTTAGAAATATTAGTTGTTCGCGGTAAGGTACAGAAGCTTAGAGAGCTTCAACAGCGAATTCAAGTACTCAAAGGTGTAGGATATGCGGAGTTATCTGTTACTCATGTGGACGAGCAGGGGCACTCGCATGAGCATCCTGATTCCCATTTGTAG
- a CDS encoding MarR family winged helix-turn-helix transcriptional regulator, whose translation MYQGDEQSQLDLRLFRIWSKASKAIADNTKRDIESHGISPDHFMILELLYNKGPHPIQRISEIFSIPSGSITYVVDKLEQKDYVRRQSSPTDRRTSNVALTEKGETLFNEIFPKHAAVITQNFSFISNEEKLLMIDLLKKLGFGAQELSKDK comes from the coding sequence ATGTACCAGGGAGACGAACAAAGCCAGCTTGATTTAAGATTATTCCGAATCTGGAGTAAAGCTTCCAAAGCTATTGCTGATAATACCAAACGAGATATCGAAAGTCATGGAATCAGTCCAGACCATTTTATGATTCTAGAGCTCCTCTACAACAAAGGTCCTCATCCTATTCAAAGGATTAGTGAAATATTTAGTATTCCAAGCGGGAGTATTACCTACGTGGTAGATAAACTTGAACAGAAAGATTATGTAAGACGACAATCAAGTCCTACGGATAGAAGAACCTCCAATGTCGCTCTTACTGAGAAGGGTGAAACCCTATTTAATGAGATTTTTCCGAAACATGCAGCCGTTATAACTCAGAATTTCTCCTTTATAAGCAACGAGGAAAAACTTCTGATGATCGATCTATTAAAGAAACTAGGATTTGGAGCACAAGAACTCAGTAAAGATAAATAA
- a CDS encoding DUF2203 domain-containing protein has translation MSVKKWFSLEEANEMLPFVNQELKKMQALKIQFEEKYTELRIKKNEHAEKPGAEKDPFFVMEAELEFLQIEARGLIQNFQLTGVELKDIDTGLVDFPALMEGQEVLLCWKQGEDRIRYYHGKQDGFAGRKPISE, from the coding sequence ATGTCGGTTAAAAAGTGGTTCAGTTTAGAAGAGGCTAATGAAATGCTCCCGTTTGTTAATCAGGAATTGAAGAAAATGCAAGCATTGAAGATCCAGTTTGAGGAAAAATATACAGAGCTTCGTATCAAGAAAAACGAGCATGCGGAGAAACCCGGCGCTGAGAAGGATCCGTTTTTCGTCATGGAAGCAGAGCTGGAATTCCTTCAAATCGAAGCGCGCGGGCTTATTCAAAATTTTCAGCTTACGGGTGTAGAACTCAAGGATATAGATACAGGTCTTGTCGATTTTCCGGCGTTGATGGAAGGACAGGAAGTACTGCTTTGTTGGAAACAGGGAGAGGATAGAATTCGTTATTACCATGGCAAACAGGATGGATTTGCTGGACGTAAACCGATTTCGGAATAG